From Bacillus oleivorans, the proteins below share one genomic window:
- a CDS encoding polysaccharide deacetylase, whose product MKQPIKAIIFLIFMLTFICDMGSVSATETTSHKEIPIALVIEEEVLSFKKGFSYISNRTTYAPIIEFAKSLGIKVTNITNGDILLLKDEKSLLFSPAKQTVTSEEGDAQLLTFFKKDETWYAPVRFVGEHFGYQVDSVFSNKHHIVRLMNESKMTHAEYFMRNDVELDQYYQQIAFYFKPKVYLTFDDGPASAMNSILETLQQYDSKATFFMIEPQMRRYPELVKEVVEAGHYPALHSVSHDKSKLYGPSPHNFINEMLQTQETLYKIAGHYSFLIRAPYGSKPYLTEVHMEALVDEGMKLWDWNVDPQDWKYESKKPEQIVENIKLQVEKIEKTDDPIVILLHVRHGTAEVLPKVIEYLQDKGYTLAAYDPNHHISVNFWEDERL is encoded by the coding sequence GTGAAACAACCAATTAAAGCTATTATCTTTTTAATATTTATGCTTACTTTTATTTGCGATATGGGAAGTGTCAGTGCGACAGAAACCACTTCGCATAAAGAAATTCCGATTGCATTAGTAATTGAAGAAGAGGTTCTTAGCTTTAAAAAAGGTTTTTCTTATATTTCAAATAGGACAACCTATGCGCCAATTATAGAGTTCGCCAAAAGTTTAGGAATAAAAGTTACTAATATAACCAATGGGGATATTCTGCTTTTGAAAGATGAAAAGTCGTTGCTCTTTTCACCGGCAAAGCAAACAGTCACATCAGAAGAAGGAGATGCACAGCTTCTTACCTTTTTTAAAAAAGATGAGACCTGGTATGCGCCAGTCCGGTTTGTTGGGGAACACTTTGGCTATCAGGTAGATTCAGTTTTTTCCAATAAGCATCATATTGTACGGTTAATGAATGAATCAAAAATGACCCATGCTGAATATTTTATGAGAAACGATGTAGAACTAGATCAATACTATCAGCAGATTGCTTTCTACTTTAAACCCAAAGTCTATTTAACCTTTGATGACGGACCTGCCTCTGCAATGAATTCCATTCTCGAGACTCTGCAACAGTATGATTCTAAAGCGACTTTTTTTATGATTGAACCGCAAATGAGGAGATATCCAGAGTTAGTTAAGGAAGTCGTGGAAGCGGGACATTACCCTGCTCTTCATAGTGTTTCTCATGATAAATCAAAGCTCTATGGCCCATCTCCACATAACTTTATTAATGAAATGCTACAGACTCAGGAAACATTATATAAGATTGCAGGTCATTATTCGTTTTTAATTAGAGCCCCTTATGGGAGTAAGCCTTACTTAACTGAAGTGCACATGGAAGCATTAGTGGACGAAGGAATGAAACTGTGGGACTGGAATGTCGATCCACAGGATTGGAAGTATGAATCCAAAAAACCGGAACAAATAGTGGAAAACATTAAACTCCAGGTTGAGAAAATCGAAAAAACAGATGATCCAATCGTCATTCTCCTCCATGTTAGACATGGAACAGCCGAAGTTCTCCCGAAGGTTATTGAATACCTTCAAGATAAAGGATATACACTCGCTGCTTATGATCCGAATCATCATATTTCGGTAAATTTCTGGGAAGATGAACGCTTGTAA
- the yhbH gene encoding sporulation protein YhbH, with protein sequence MSHSDNGQFVLSQEDWSLHRKGHDDQQRHQEKVQEAIRNNLPDLITEESIIMSNGRDVVKIPIRSLDEYKIRYNYDKNKHVGQGDGDSRVGDVIAREPSNQKGPGQGQGAGDQPGEDYYEAEVSLMELEEALFSQLELPNLKRKENDEHVVENIEFNDIRKTGLMGNIDKKRTMMTAFKRNAMAGEPSFYPIYPEDLKFKTWNEVKKPDSKAVVLAMMDTSGSMGIWEKYMARSFFFWMTRFLRTKYETVEIEFIAHHTEAKVVSEEDFFSKGESGGTICSSAYKKALELIEDHYSPLRFNIYPFHFSDGDNLTSDNARCVKLVEELMGKSNMFGYGEVNQYNRHSTLMSAYKNIRHEKFRHYILKQRVDVFHAMRTFFQKQEEGSKLYA encoded by the coding sequence ATGTCACATTCAGACAATGGTCAATTCGTTTTGTCACAAGAAGATTGGTCCCTCCATCGGAAAGGGCACGATGATCAGCAACGTCATCAAGAAAAGGTGCAGGAAGCCATTAGGAACAATTTACCGGATCTTATAACTGAAGAGAGCATCATCATGTCCAACGGCCGCGATGTAGTAAAGATTCCGATTCGTTCCTTAGATGAGTATAAAATTAGATATAACTATGATAAAAACAAGCACGTGGGTCAAGGAGATGGGGACAGTCGGGTTGGGGATGTTATCGCAAGGGAGCCATCCAATCAAAAGGGACCTGGCCAAGGCCAGGGGGCAGGCGATCAACCTGGCGAAGATTATTATGAAGCTGAAGTTTCCCTTATGGAACTGGAGGAAGCGTTATTTAGCCAGCTGGAGCTTCCGAATTTAAAACGGAAAGAAAATGACGAGCATGTTGTGGAAAATATTGAGTTTAATGATATCCGAAAAACAGGACTGATGGGAAACATTGATAAAAAACGAACGATGATGACCGCCTTTAAACGAAATGCAATGGCTGGGGAACCTAGTTTTTATCCAATTTACCCAGAGGATTTGAAGTTCAAAACATGGAATGAAGTAAAAAAACCGGATTCAAAGGCAGTTGTACTGGCTATGATGGATACGAGCGGTTCCATGGGAATCTGGGAAAAATATATGGCGCGGAGCTTCTTCTTTTGGATGACACGATTTCTAAGAACCAAATATGAAACGGTTGAGATTGAATTTATTGCACATCACACTGAAGCAAAAGTAGTGAGTGAAGAGGATTTCTTTTCAAAGGGTGAAAGTGGAGGTACTATATGTTCATCAGCTTATAAAAAAGCATTAGAATTAATTGAAGACCACTATTCGCCATTACGCTTCAATATTTATCCTTTTCATTTTTCCGATGGCGACAATTTAACATCAGACAACGCACGCTGTGTAAAGCTTGTTGAAGAGCTCATGGGAAAATCAAATATGTTTGGCTATGGGGAAGTTAATCAGTATAATCGACATTCGACTCTAATGAGTGCATACAAAAACATTCGCCACGAGAAATTCCGGCATTATATTTTAAAACAAAGAGTTGACGTGTTTCATGCGATGCGGACATTCTTTCAAAAGCAGGAAGAGGGTTCAAAGCTGTATGCCTAA
- a CDS encoding ATP-binding protein: MTPNDENQEERNKHNHLSQLASVGQIAAGIAHEVRNPLTAVKGFLQLLQNEDKPEYIEIAQSELDNALTTLNNLLQVSKPDLEDEEEQPIHMAVELESVLNLFQDRLYDVELITDIQDSETVVFGKKNQFKKAFFNLLKNAFESIEGKGKIWVSHFAAEKEVIVSIQDTGVGIPKEKLAILGTPFFTTKHHGTGMGLTQVFTVVYQHGGNISVESKENEGTKFTLTIPKKLMTNPRGVKRLELEFEKDFTMIEFFKRNSKIFEDRLLDQAINVRDKIDEILAIGNIDLINNAQKLVILVIEEREHELITFAKQEGKAWAKYSLTIAFKLEWVQAIRRTLWDFLYNFTVQSDNEHNLEDFFTLEKKINELMDQFLNHFFISYSKFKDEVLLAQRELVENLSVPIIPITPSISILPLIGEMDEYRIKTIEEKVLEEISELHIQTIIMDLSGVGYMELEVMQHLIKIIDGISLMGCKTVLTGIRPEIVKNVVKSGISLEKKATAKGTLQLALRDYLGLKKE, encoded by the coding sequence ATGACACCTAATGATGAAAATCAGGAAGAACGCAATAAGCATAATCATTTGAGCCAATTAGCATCCGTAGGACAGATTGCTGCAGGGATTGCTCATGAAGTGCGAAATCCGCTGACAGCTGTTAAAGGATTTTTACAGCTCCTCCAAAACGAGGACAAACCTGAATATATCGAAATTGCACAATCAGAATTAGACAATGCATTAACCACCCTAAATAATCTTCTGCAGGTATCAAAGCCGGATTTAGAAGATGAAGAGGAACAGCCAATCCATATGGCGGTAGAATTGGAATCTGTCTTGAATTTATTTCAGGATCGGCTATACGATGTCGAATTAATAACGGACATCCAAGATTCCGAGACTGTGGTTTTTGGGAAGAAAAATCAGTTTAAAAAAGCCTTTTTTAATTTGCTTAAAAATGCTTTTGAATCCATAGAGGGGAAAGGGAAGATTTGGGTCAGTCACTTTGCAGCGGAGAAGGAAGTGATTGTGTCCATCCAAGATACAGGTGTTGGTATTCCAAAAGAAAAATTAGCGATATTAGGTACGCCTTTCTTTACGACAAAACATCATGGAACGGGGATGGGTTTAACCCAAGTATTTACTGTGGTATACCAGCATGGAGGAAATATTTCAGTTGAAAGCAAGGAAAATGAGGGTACTAAATTTACTTTGACAATACCCAAAAAGCTGATGACGAATCCAAGGGGTGTGAAGAGGTTGGAACTTGAATTTGAGAAGGATTTTACAATGATCGAATTTTTTAAAAGAAACAGTAAAATATTCGAAGATAGATTGCTAGACCAGGCTATTAATGTAAGAGATAAAATTGATGAAATTTTGGCAATAGGGAATATTGATTTAATTAATAATGCGCAAAAATTAGTTATCCTTGTAATCGAGGAACGTGAACATGAACTCATTACATTTGCAAAACAAGAAGGAAAAGCATGGGCTAAATATTCATTAACCATTGCATTTAAGCTGGAGTGGGTACAGGCAATCCGCAGAACGTTGTGGGACTTTTTATATAATTTTACCGTTCAAAGTGATAATGAACATAATTTAGAAGATTTTTTCACATTAGAGAAGAAAATTAACGAGCTAATGGATCAGTTTTTAAATCACTTTTTCATTAGCTATTCTAAATTTAAAGATGAAGTGTTGCTTGCACAAAGGGAATTAGTTGAAAATTTATCGGTTCCGATTATACCGATTACCCCTTCTATTAGCATTTTGCCTCTGATTGGTGAAATGGATGAGTATAGAATAAAAACAATCGAAGAAAAAGTGCTTGAAGAAATTAGTGAACTTCATATTCAAACAATCATTATGGATCTTTCTGGCGTAGGTTATATGGAATTGGAAGTTATGCAGCACTTGATTAAAATTATTGATGGAATCTCACTAATGGGTTGTAAAACGGTTCTTACTGGCATCCGCCCAGAAATAGTAAAGAATGTTGTTAAATCGGGAATCAGTCTGGAGAAAAAGGCAACAGCCAAAGGTACATTACAATTAGCATTAAGGGATTATCTAGGATTGAAAAAAGAGTAG
- a CDS encoding YitT family protein produces the protein MEPEYLTIHQHKKSKKIKIINRVIFVILGAILVSVGLEIFLVPNKIIDGGIVGVSIIVSHLTGIKLGILLFILNLPFFFLGYKQIGKTFALTTLGGITVLSIVTTILHPVPVLTEDLLLASVFGGMILGVGVGMVIRNSGSLDGTEILAILFNKKTPFSVGEVVMFFNIFILGSAGFVFGWNRAMYSLIAYFIAYKMIDITIEGFESSKSVWIISDQHKEIADALNDRLGRGVTYLNGEGAYSGDFKKVIFCVITRLEEAKLKSIVEDIDPSAFLAVGDIHDVKGGRFKKRDIH, from the coding sequence ATGGAACCAGAGTATTTAACGATACACCAGCATAAAAAAAGTAAAAAAATCAAAATAATTAATAGAGTAATTTTCGTTATATTGGGAGCCATTTTAGTATCTGTGGGACTTGAAATATTTCTTGTGCCAAACAAAATCATTGACGGCGGAATTGTGGGCGTATCGATTATTGTTTCTCACCTGACCGGAATTAAACTAGGGATTTTGCTATTTATATTAAATCTTCCTTTTTTCTTTTTGGGGTATAAGCAAATCGGTAAAACATTTGCTCTTACCACCCTCGGAGGCATTACGGTCCTTTCTATTGTCACAACTATTCTTCACCCAGTTCCGGTTTTAACAGAGGATCTTTTATTGGCATCGGTATTTGGCGGGATGATCTTAGGCGTCGGTGTGGGAATGGTTATTCGGAACAGTGGATCACTGGATGGGACGGAGATTTTGGCGATTCTTTTTAATAAAAAGACTCCTTTTTCAGTCGGTGAAGTCGTGATGTTTTTCAATATTTTTATTCTGGGGAGTGCTGGTTTTGTTTTCGGCTGGAATCGGGCCATGTATTCATTAATTGCTTATTTTATTGCTTATAAAATGATTGATATTACGATCGAGGGGTTTGAATCGTCAAAGTCTGTCTGGATTATTAGTGACCAGCATAAAGAAATTGCAGATGCCCTTAATGATCGTTTAGGAAGAGGGGTCACCTATTTAAATGGAGAGGGTGCCTATTCTGGAGATTTTAAAAAAGTGATTTTTTGTGTTATTACTCGTCTAGAAGAGGCAAAACTAAAAAGTATCGTCGAGGATATCGATCCTAGTGCTTTTTTAGCAGTGGGAGACATCCATGATGTAAAAGGCGGAAGGTTTAAAAAGCGTGATATCCATTAA
- a CDS encoding rhodanese-related sulfurtransferase → MAEGKQYRVLLYYMYVPIDNPEEFAKNHLKFCKELGLKGRILVAHEGINGTVSGTIEQTNKYMETMKQDPRFADIVFKIDESDGHAFKKMHVRPRPELVTLRLEDDINPNELTGDYLSPKEFYKRMQEENVIVLDARNTYEYDLGHFRGAIRPDVETFRDLPQWVRENKHLLEGKKILTYCTGGIRCEKFSGWLKKEGFEEVGQLHGGIVTYGQDPEVQGELWDGSLYVFDERISVPVNRKEHVVVGREYFTGEPCERYANCANPECNKQLLMSEDSEHKYMRSCSHECRVHPRNRYVVEHQMTQEQINERLAKIEEEKVKQEA, encoded by the coding sequence ATGGCAGAAGGAAAACAATACAGAGTATTGCTGTACTACATGTATGTACCAATTGATAATCCAGAGGAATTTGCGAAAAATCATTTAAAATTCTGTAAAGAACTTGGCTTAAAAGGCAGAATTTTAGTAGCGCACGAAGGGATCAATGGTACTGTATCTGGTACGATTGAACAAACTAATAAATATATGGAGACGATGAAACAAGATCCTCGTTTTGCAGACATTGTTTTCAAAATTGATGAATCAGATGGACATGCCTTCAAGAAAATGCATGTGCGTCCAAGACCGGAGCTTGTTACTCTTCGTCTAGAAGATGATATTAATCCGAACGAATTAACTGGGGATTATCTTAGCCCTAAAGAATTTTATAAAAGAATGCAAGAAGAAAATGTTATTGTGCTGGATGCACGTAATACGTATGAATATGATTTAGGTCACTTTAGAGGTGCTATCAGACCTGATGTTGAAACGTTCCGCGATCTTCCGCAATGGGTTCGTGAAAATAAACACCTGCTTGAGGGCAAGAAAATTCTAACCTACTGTACAGGCGGAATCCGCTGTGAAAAATTCTCAGGCTGGCTGAAAAAAGAAGGCTTTGAGGAAGTAGGACAACTCCATGGCGGTATTGTAACCTATGGTCAAGACCCAGAGGTACAAGGCGAGCTTTGGGATGGTTCATTGTATGTATTTGATGAAAGAATTTCGGTTCCGGTTAACCGCAAAGAACATGTTGTGGTCGGCCGTGAATATTTTACTGGCGAACCATGTGAACGCTATGCTAATTGCGCAAACCCAGAGTGTAACAAACAACTTCTGATGTCTGAAGATAGTGAGCATAAATATATGCGTTCTTGTTCCCATGAATGCCGTGTGCACCCAAGAAACCGCTATGTAGTGGAACATCAGATGACACAAGAACAAATTAATGAACGTCTTGCAAAGATTGAAGAAGAAAAAGTGAAACAGGAAGCTTAA
- a CDS encoding cation:dicarboxylate symporter family transporter, with translation MKKISLAGQIFIGLLFGIIVGGIFYGNPEVASYLQPIGDTFLRLIKMIVIPIVVASIIVAVAGVGDIKQLGKIGGKTILYFEIITTIAIIVGIASANIFQPGAGVNMNQLETTDINSYVDTAESQESKTLVDKLVQIVPTNPIAAIAEGDMLAIIFFSLMFGLGIAAIGEKGKPVLAFFQGTADAMFYITNLIMKLAPFGVFALIGVTVSKFGLASLIPLGKLVLTVYGTMIFFVFAVLGIVSKMAGFGIFKLIKLLKDELILAFSTASSEAVLPKIMEKMEKAGCPKHITSFVIPTGYSFNLDGSTLYQALAAIFIAQMYGIDMSIADQISLMLVLMVTSKGIAGVPGVSFVVLLATLGTVGLPLEGLAFIAGIDRILDMGRTAVNVVGNSLAAIVISKWEGVFKPKQDKSVMEQAS, from the coding sequence ATGAAAAAAATTAGTTTAGCTGGCCAGATCTTTATCGGCCTTTTATTTGGGATTATTGTAGGCGGAATCTTTTACGGAAATCCAGAGGTCGCTTCATACCTGCAGCCGATTGGAGATACATTTTTACGTCTGATTAAAATGATTGTTATACCAATCGTAGTTGCCAGTATAATCGTTGCAGTTGCTGGTGTTGGAGATATAAAGCAGTTAGGTAAAATTGGCGGTAAAACAATACTTTATTTTGAAATCATAACAACCATTGCCATTATTGTTGGGATTGCTTCTGCGAATATTTTCCAGCCTGGTGCTGGTGTAAATATGAATCAGTTGGAAACTACCGATATAAACAGTTATGTCGATACAGCTGAGTCACAGGAAAGCAAAACTTTGGTTGATAAATTAGTTCAGATTGTTCCCACTAATCCGATTGCAGCTATTGCAGAAGGAGATATGCTTGCGATCATTTTCTTCTCTCTCATGTTTGGATTAGGAATTGCAGCAATCGGTGAAAAAGGGAAACCTGTGTTAGCTTTTTTCCAAGGAACCGCTGATGCGATGTTCTATATAACAAACCTAATTATGAAATTGGCTCCATTTGGTGTATTTGCCTTAATTGGAGTTACTGTTTCAAAATTTGGACTAGCATCCCTCATTCCACTTGGAAAATTAGTGTTGACTGTGTATGGAACAATGATTTTCTTCGTATTTGCAGTCTTAGGCATCGTTTCTAAAATGGCTGGATTCGGTATTTTTAAATTAATTAAGTTATTAAAAGACGAATTGATACTAGCTTTTTCAACAGCAAGTTCAGAAGCTGTGCTTCCAAAGATCATGGAAAAAATGGAAAAAGCGGGTTGTCCAAAGCACATTACTTCATTTGTCATTCCGACCGGTTATTCTTTTAACCTAGATGGATCTACGTTATATCAAGCATTAGCCGCTATCTTTATTGCACAAATGTATGGAATTGATATGAGTATTGCAGATCAAATTTCTTTAATGCTGGTATTAATGGTCACTTCAAAAGGAATTGCAGGTGTTCCTGGAGTTTCATTCGTCGTTCTGCTAGCAACATTGGGAACAGTTGGGTTACCGCTTGAAGGTCTTGCCTTTATCGCGGGAATTGACCGAATCCTCGATATGGGCAGAACAGCTGTGAACGTAGTCGGAAATTCCCTGGCAGCGATTGTGATTTCAAAATGGGAAGGCGTTTTTAAACCGAAGCAAGATAAATCTGTAATGGAACAGGCATCTTAG
- a CDS encoding pyridoxal phosphate-dependent aminotransferase, whose amino-acid sequence MVHYPSSEILNALPKQFFAALVEKVGRLTAQGHDVINLGQGNPDLPTPPHIVEALQKAASNPIHHKYSPFRGHMFLKEAAAAFYEREYGVKIDPATEVAVLFGGKAGLVELPSCLCNPGDTVLVPDPGYPDYWSGITLARTKMYTMPLVEENSFLPVYEDIPESVSKLAKLMFLNYPNNPTGAVATSGFFEKTVDWAEQHNVCVVHDFAYGAVGYDGVKPPSFLQTDGAKEVGIEIYTLSKTYNMAGWRVGFAVGNKSVIKAIELYQDHMYVSLFGAVQEAAAAALLESQACVDELRATYESRRNAFISSLHDIGWQVQAPPGSFFAWLKVPEGQTSQAFSDILLEKAHVAVAPGIGFGTHGEGYVRAGLLTSEARLQEAAKRIKDAFSFN is encoded by the coding sequence TTGGTACATTATCCTTCTTCAGAAATCTTAAATGCATTACCGAAGCAATTTTTTGCTGCGCTTGTTGAAAAGGTCGGACGTCTGACTGCACAAGGTCATGATGTCATCAATTTAGGTCAGGGGAATCCAGACCTTCCCACCCCGCCACATATTGTGGAAGCCTTACAGAAGGCAGCAAGTAATCCTATCCATCATAAATATTCACCCTTCCGTGGCCATATGTTTTTAAAAGAAGCTGCGGCAGCCTTTTATGAAAGAGAATATGGAGTTAAAATTGATCCTGCTACTGAGGTTGCGGTGTTATTTGGCGGCAAAGCTGGTCTGGTTGAACTGCCATCCTGCCTCTGTAATCCTGGTGATACTGTGTTAGTGCCAGATCCGGGGTATCCTGACTATTGGTCTGGAATCACGCTGGCACGGACTAAAATGTATACAATGCCTCTTGTAGAGGAAAACAGCTTTTTGCCTGTTTATGAAGATATACCGGAATCGGTGAGTAAACTGGCCAAACTTATGTTTTTAAACTATCCGAACAATCCAACAGGTGCTGTTGCCACTTCTGGCTTTTTTGAAAAAACTGTGGACTGGGCTGAACAGCACAATGTTTGTGTTGTCCATGATTTTGCCTATGGAGCAGTCGGATATGACGGAGTGAAGCCTCCTAGCTTTTTACAAACAGATGGCGCTAAAGAAGTAGGAATTGAGATTTATACATTGTCAAAAACGTATAATATGGCTGGTTGGCGTGTTGGTTTTGCCGTAGGAAACAAAAGTGTCATTAAAGCGATTGAACTATATCAAGATCATATGTATGTCAGTCTTTTTGGTGCCGTTCAGGAAGCAGCGGCAGCCGCTTTATTAGAGTCTCAAGCTTGTGTAGATGAACTTCGTGCAACATACGAATCAAGACGTAATGCTTTTATTTCATCCTTGCATGATATTGGCTGGCAAGTACAAGCGCCTCCAGGCTCCTTTTTTGCCTGGCTAAAGGTTCCCGAAGGACAAACCTCCCAAGCTTTTTCAGATATTCTATTAGAAAAAGCCCATGTCGCGGTTGCACCTGGCATAGGCTTTGGGACACATGGAGAAGGCTATGTCCGTGCCGGTCTGTTGACATCTGAAGCGCGGCTGCAGGAAGCAGCAAAGCGAATTAAAGACGCATTTTCTTTTAACTAG
- a CDS encoding carbon-nitrogen family hydrolase — translation MKIGCIQMDIAYGKPEINFSKVEQWVRKGAEDGHEVLLLPELWNTGYDLTRLDEIADKEAQKSIEFLKGLAKNSNIHLVAGSVANQTEEGVKNTLLVINKDGELVKLYSKLHLFKLMDEHLHLTAGTEDGHFQLEGLPGAAFICYDIRFPEWIRKHVVEGAQVLFVVAEWPLPRIQHWKNLLIARAIENQAYVIACNRVGADPANTFGGHSLIINPWGEILAEGGTEEEIVSATVDFSAIADIRKRIPIFEDRRPDFY, via the coding sequence ATGAAAATCGGTTGTATTCAAATGGATATCGCGTATGGAAAGCCTGAGATAAATTTTTCTAAAGTCGAGCAATGGGTTCGAAAAGGAGCAGAAGATGGGCATGAAGTTCTGCTTCTTCCAGAGCTTTGGAACACCGGATACGATTTAACCAGGCTAGATGAAATAGCTGATAAAGAAGCTCAAAAATCGATTGAATTTTTAAAGGGGCTAGCAAAAAATTCGAACATCCATCTTGTAGCTGGTTCAGTTGCCAACCAGACGGAGGAAGGTGTTAAAAATACACTTTTGGTTATCAATAAAGATGGAGAGTTAGTCAAATTATACAGTAAGCTCCACCTTTTTAAACTAATGGATGAACACTTGCATTTAACAGCAGGGACAGAGGATGGGCATTTTCAATTAGAAGGATTGCCTGGTGCAGCTTTTATTTGCTATGATATTCGCTTCCCGGAATGGATTCGCAAACATGTCGTGGAAGGAGCTCAAGTGCTGTTTGTGGTTGCGGAATGGCCACTCCCGCGAATACAGCATTGGAAAAACCTTTTAATAGCCAGGGCGATTGAAAATCAGGCTTATGTGATAGCATGTAATCGGGTGGGAGCTGACCCGGCAAATACGTTTGGCGGCCATTCTCTTATTATAAATCCTTGGGGTGAGATATTAGCGGAAGGCGGAACGGAAGAGGAAATTGTTTCAGCTACCGTTGATTTTTCAGCAATAGCAGATATTAGAAAACGGATTCCCATTTTCGAAGACAGAAGACCAGACTTCTACTAG
- a CDS encoding S8 family peptidase, which produces MKRLIGLLFSIILLVSCFTSSAFAVVPADNGGAKDLRVLIEPKNSQNKADLQKAYGVRWDFGKKGFTTNVNESQFEALKNNKNLEVSLVDKVYLEKVNAEATRTATPSDQTPWGMQAIYADPNLSATSGGDNIRVAVLDTGAYTAHVDLTQNAEQCKDFSQNRSPLINGACEDKNGHGTHVAGTVLANGGADGQGIYGVAPNAKLWAYKVLGNSGFGYSDDIANAIMHAADEGNRLGVNVVISMSLGSSTKSDLIADAVTYAVNNGALVVAAAGNDGPNPGTIGYPGALANAVAVAALENVQENGNFRVADFSSRGVSGGAGDYVIEEGDVEVSAPGRAIESTWKDGSYYTISGTSMATPHISGLAAKIWAENPSLSNVQLRSELQNRARANDVNGGLHAASGDDIASGFGFPLVQ; this is translated from the coding sequence GTGAAAAGATTAATCGGGTTACTCTTCTCTATTATTCTTCTAGTTTCTTGCTTTACTTCTAGTGCATTTGCGGTTGTTCCAGCTGATAATGGCGGGGCTAAGGATCTCCGGGTCTTAATTGAGCCAAAAAACAGCCAAAATAAAGCAGATCTTCAAAAAGCATACGGTGTGCGCTGGGATTTCGGTAAAAAAGGTTTTACAACCAACGTTAATGAAAGTCAGTTCGAAGCCTTAAAAAATAATAAAAATCTTGAAGTTTCATTAGTGGATAAAGTTTATTTAGAAAAAGTCAATGCAGAGGCAACCCGAACAGCAACCCCTTCTGATCAAACGCCTTGGGGAATGCAGGCAATCTATGCAGATCCCAATCTTAGCGCTACAAGCGGCGGCGATAATATTCGTGTAGCGGTTCTGGATACGGGTGCTTATACTGCACACGTAGACCTAACCCAAAATGCTGAACAATGTAAAGACTTTAGTCAAAATCGCTCACCTCTTATCAATGGTGCCTGTGAAGATAAAAACGGTCATGGCACTCATGTAGCCGGAACCGTTTTAGCGAATGGCGGGGCAGATGGTCAAGGCATCTATGGTGTAGCACCGAACGCAAAGCTATGGGCTTATAAAGTGCTTGGCAACAGCGGCTTTGGTTATTCTGATGACATCGCTAATGCCATCATGCATGCAGCAGATGAAGGAAACCGCCTTGGCGTGAATGTAGTGATTTCTATGTCTCTCGGCTCCAGTACAAAAAGTGACCTTATTGCCGATGCCGTGACCTATGCCGTAAATAACGGGGCACTAGTTGTGGCCGCAGCTGGTAATGATGGACCTAATCCAGGTACGATTGGTTACCCTGGAGCTCTCGCAAATGCTGTTGCTGTCGCTGCTCTTGAAAATGTTCAAGAAAACGGCAATTTCCGTGTCGCTGACTTCTCCTCTAGAGGAGTATCGGGCGGTGCCGGAGATTATGTGATTGAAGAAGGGGATGTTGAGGTATCTGCACCAGGAAGAGCGATTGAGTCAACCTGGAAAGATGGAAGTTATTACACAATCAGCGGAACCTCCATGGCAACACCTCACATTTCCGGCTTAGCTGCAAAAATCTGGGCAGAGAATCCTAGCCTTTCCAATGTACAGCTTCGCAGTGAACTGCAAAACCGTGCCCGTGCAAACGATGTGAATGGCGGGTTACATGCAGCGTCTGGAGATGACATTGCCTCTGGATTTGGCTTCCCGCTCGTACAATAA